A region from the Campylobacter subantarcticus LMG 24377 genome encodes:
- a CDS encoding carbon-nitrogen hydrolase family protein, which yields MSSVVALQFPTLALSESRLDYYLKAAKESGANLVVLGEYVLNSFFSELKTMPKSMIKEQSQSKKASLIKLAKKYELNIIAPFISVENDGLKKLCLKVSPQNVKVYEQQILMPYVHWNEEKFFNNKKTDKLKLFTFIHEGLKCTLLFGFEAHFDIFWQMIMKKKIDLVIIPTASTFESNQRWLELLKTRAFLNSTNILRVNRIGNLKQENEWKFYGDSFFINAFGEVQEQLGDQEEMLVVEVSKANEARNLWSFDKLVKNYEE from the coding sequence ATGAGTAGTGTTGTAGCTTTACAATTTCCAACTTTGGCTTTGAGCGAATCAAGACTTGATTATTATCTAAAAGCTGCTAAGGAAAGTGGTGCGAATTTGGTGGTTTTAGGCGAGTATGTTTTAAATAGCTTTTTTAGCGAGCTAAAAACTATGCCAAAAAGCATGATTAAAGAACAAAGCCAAAGCAAAAAAGCAAGCTTGATAAAACTTGCTAAAAAATATGAATTAAATATCATTGCACCTTTTATAAGTGTAGAAAATGATGGTTTAAAAAAACTATGCTTAAAAGTAAGCCCACAAAATGTAAAAGTGTATGAGCAGCAAATTTTAATGCCTTATGTGCACTGGAATGAAGAAAAATTTTTTAACAATAAAAAAACTGATAAGCTTAAACTTTTTACTTTCATACATGAGGGATTAAAATGTACTTTGCTTTTTGGTTTTGAAGCACATTTTGATATCTTTTGGCAAATGATCATGAAAAAAAAGATAGACTTAGTCATCATTCCTACGGCTAGTACTTTTGAAAGCAATCAAAGATGGCTAGAGCTTTTAAAAACAAGAGCCTTTTTAAACTCAACAAATATTTTAAGAGTTAATCGCATAGGTAATTTAAAGCAAGAAAATGAATGGAAATTTTATGGAGATAGCTTTTTTATTAATGCTTTTGGGGAGGTTCAAGAGCAACTTGGTGATCAAGAAGAAATGCTTGTAGTAGAAGTTAGTAAAGCAAATGAAGCTAGAAATTTATGGAGCTTTGATAAGCTTGTAAAAAATTATGAAGAATAA
- the xseB gene encoding exodeoxyribonuclease VII small subunit: MEFEDHIKQAELSLEKLNDKDLDLKTCVEIYKEGLKSIKQARAMLENAKLEIEQVDE, from the coding sequence ATGGAATTTGAAGATCACATCAAACAAGCCGAGCTTTCTTTGGAAAAACTTAACGATAAAGATTTAGACCTTAAAACCTGCGTAGAAATTTACAAAGAAGGTTTAAAAAGTATTAAGCAAGCAAGAGCTATGCTTGAAAATGCTAAATTAGAAATCGAGCAAGTAGATGAGTAG
- the guaB gene encoding IMP dehydrogenase: MKIIKRALTFEDVLLVPQYSEVLPKEVDIKTRLTKNITLNMPLISAAMDTVTEHRAAIMMARLGGIGVIHKNMDIASQVREIKRVKKSESGVIMDPIYIGAKASVKEALELMAEYRISGVPVVDENKTLIGILTNRDLRFETNFDNLVENVMTKMPLITAKKGSTLDDAERIFSTNKVEKLPIVDENNHLEGLITIKDLKKRKEYPNSNKDAYGRLRVAAAVGVGQLDRVKALVEAEVDVIVMDSAHGHSKGIIDTLKAIKAEFNVDVIVGNVASAKAVKDLCEAGADAVKIGIGPGSICTTRIVSGVGVPQISAIDECAIEASKYGVPIIADGGIKYSGDIAKAIAAGASSVMIGSLLAGTDESPGELFTYQGRQYKSYRGMGSLGAMQKGSSDRYFQEGTAQDKLVPEGIEGRVPYVGSIKSVVHQLLGGLRSSMGYVGAVDIKAFQERAEFVEITAAGLKESHVHDVTITAEAPNYKVSN, translated from the coding sequence ATGAAAATCATCAAACGCGCTTTAACTTTTGAAGATGTTTTGCTAGTTCCTCAATATTCTGAGGTTTTACCTAAAGAAGTAGATATCAAAACAAGGCTTACAAAAAATATTACTTTGAATATGCCTTTAATTTCAGCTGCTATGGATACGGTTACTGAGCATAGAGCAGCTATTATGATGGCAAGACTTGGTGGTATAGGGGTAATCCATAAAAATATGGATATAGCTTCACAAGTTAGAGAGATAAAAAGAGTTAAAAAAAGTGAAAGCGGCGTGATTATGGATCCTATTTATATAGGAGCTAAAGCAAGTGTGAAAGAAGCATTAGAACTCATGGCTGAATATAGAATTTCAGGCGTTCCTGTGGTAGATGAGAATAAAACTTTAATAGGAATTTTAACCAATCGTGATTTGAGATTTGAAACTAATTTTGATAATTTGGTGGAAAATGTAATGACAAAAATGCCTTTAATTACTGCCAAAAAAGGCTCTACTTTAGATGATGCAGAAAGAATTTTTTCTACTAATAAGGTAGAAAAACTTCCTATTGTAGATGAAAATAACCACTTAGAAGGCTTAATTACTATAAAAGATTTAAAAAAGCGTAAAGAATACCCAAATTCAAATAAAGACGCCTATGGAAGATTAAGAGTGGCTGCAGCTGTGGGTGTAGGTCAACTTGATCGCGTAAAAGCTTTAGTAGAAGCTGAAGTTGATGTTATAGTAATGGATAGTGCACATGGGCATTCTAAAGGGATTATTGATACATTAAAAGCAATTAAAGCTGAATTTAATGTAGATGTAATAGTAGGAAATGTTGCTAGTGCAAAAGCAGTAAAAGATCTATGTGAAGCAGGTGCGGATGCTGTTAAGATAGGTATAGGGCCTGGTAGTATTTGTACCACACGCATTGTTTCAGGTGTGGGTGTGCCTCAAATTTCAGCTATAGATGAATGTGCAATAGAAGCAAGCAAATACGGCGTGCCAATAATTGCTGATGGGGGTATAAAATACTCAGGTGATATAGCAAAAGCTATCGCAGCAGGAGCAAGTAGTGTGATGATAGGTTCACTTTTAGCAGGAACTGATGAGAGTCCAGGTGAGTTATTTACTTATCAAGGAAGACAATATAAGAGTTATCGTGGTATGGGAAGCTTAGGTGCTATGCAAAAAGGTAGTTCAGATAGATATTTCCAAGAAGGTACCGCTCAAGATAAACTTGTGCCTGAGGGTATTGAAGGTAGGGTGCCTTATGTGGGAAGTATAAAAAGTGTAGTTCATCAACTTTTAGGTGGACTTAGATCTTCTATGGGTTATGTGGGTGCAGTAGATATCAAAGCTTTCCAAGAAAGGGCTGAATTTGTAGAAATCACCGCAGCAGGGTTAAAAGAAAGCCATGTGCATGATGTAACTATTACAGCTGAAGCACCAAATTATAAGGTAAGTAATTAA
- the gatA gene encoding Asp-tRNA(Asn)/Glu-tRNA(Gln) amidotransferase subunit GatA, whose protein sequence is MVTLKEALKFSNEELENLKKELNEKAHQQKELGAYVEQFLNKDLSASGVGVPVAIKDNISVKDWELTCASKILQGYVAPYDASAVVNLRKNNFAPFGRCNMDEFAMGSTSATSFYGKTLNPLDHTKVPGGSSGGSAVAVAAGIALASLGSDTGGSVRQPAAFCGCVGFKPSYGRISRYGLAAYSSSLDQIGVLTQNVEDAAILYDAIAGYDEKDSTSAKIAFEATTPKLNPNKKLKIAVIQNYIEQTNDDVKQALLKTIDMLKANGHEIIYKDLMDSKFDVAAYYIIAAAEASTNLSRYDGVRYGRRSENCDNLNQLYVNSRSEGFGEEVKRRILLGTFVLSSGYYDAYYIKAQKARRFIKQKYEEILSDCDLIFMPVAPSVAFGLNDVKTPVQMYLEDIFTISVNLAGLGGISVPVAKNEDGLNISAQLICKTYDEQTLLDGALSLEEMIKNK, encoded by the coding sequence ATGGTAACTTTAAAAGAGGCTTTGAAATTTTCAAACGAAGAATTAGAAAATTTAAAAAAAGAATTAAATGAAAAAGCACACCAGCAAAAAGAGCTAGGTGCTTATGTGGAGCAGTTTTTAAATAAAGACTTAAGTGCTTCAGGTGTAGGTGTGCCAGTGGCCATAAAAGATAATATCAGTGTAAAAGACTGGGAGTTAACTTGTGCTTCTAAAATTTTACAAGGTTATGTGGCCCCTTATGATGCAAGTGCTGTTGTAAATTTACGTAAAAATAATTTTGCACCATTTGGAAGATGTAACATGGATGAATTTGCCATGGGAAGTACGAGTGCGACTTCTTTTTATGGTAAGACTTTAAACCCACTTGATCATACTAAAGTTCCAGGTGGAAGTAGTGGCGGAAGCGCTGTGGCTGTAGCTGCAGGGATTGCTTTGGCAAGTTTGGGTTCAGATACAGGTGGTTCAGTAAGACAACCTGCTGCATTTTGTGGTTGTGTAGGATTTAAACCAAGTTATGGAAGAATTAGTAGGTATGGTTTGGCTGCGTATTCTTCAAGTTTGGATCAAATCGGTGTACTTACGCAAAATGTTGAAGATGCTGCGATTTTATATGATGCAATTGCTGGATATGATGAAAAAGATAGCACAAGCGCTAAGATCGCTTTTGAAGCAACCACACCAAAACTCAATCCAAATAAAAAATTAAAAATAGCAGTGATTCAAAACTACATTGAACAAACTAATGATGATGTAAAACAAGCTTTATTAAAAACCATAGATATGTTAAAAGCAAATGGTCATGAGATTATTTATAAGGATTTGATGGATTCTAAATTTGATGTTGCGGCTTATTATATCATCGCAGCAGCTGAAGCAAGTACTAATTTAAGTCGCTATGATGGTGTGAGATATGGTAGAAGAAGTGAAAATTGCGATAATTTAAATCAACTCTATGTCAATAGTAGAAGCGAAGGTTTTGGCGAGGAAGTAAAAAGAAGAATTTTGCTTGGAACTTTTGTTTTAAGTAGTGGGTATTATGATGCATATTACATTAAAGCGCAAAAGGCTAGAAGATTTATCAAGCAAAAATATGAAGAAATTTTAAGTGATTGTGATTTGATTTTTATGCCAGTTGCTCCAAGTGTTGCTTTTGGTTTGAATGATGTTAAAACTCCTGTGCAAATGTATTTAGAAGATATTTTTACCATTTCAGTAAATTTAGCAGGACTTGGTGGTATAAGTGTGCCAGTAGCAAAAAATGAAGATGGATTAAATATTTCAGCTCAGCTTATATGTAAAACTTATGATGAGCAAACTCTGCTAGATGGGGCTTTAAGCTTGGAAGAAATGATTAAAAACAAATAA
- the ileS gene encoding isoleucine--tRNA ligase, producing MDYKDTLLLPNTTFAMRANLAELEPKRFSKWFENNYAYEKMKQKRQEVGESFTLHDGPPYANGHLHIGHALNKILKDIIIKMHYFQGKKVHFTPGWDCHGLPIEQQVEVKLKEKKQSLSKKEIREFCREHAREFVNIQRDEFKSLGVIADWDEPYLTMKNAFEADIYKALCKIAKKGLLLERSKPVFWSWAAKSALAEAEVEYEDKEDYSIFVTFELDKTSVGKLGVEKAKAVIWTTTPWTLPANQAISLNPNEKYVITKEGYIFAKALLENMINKNFTQGEIQKELLGAEFENLSAINPLNQRKSTLILGDHVLMEGGTGLVHTAPGHGEDDYYVCLKYGIEVIMPVDDGGCYDEMLRVKGLLPEHLLNEFIGLHIFKANERILELLGNALLESSKFVHSYPFCWRTHKPVIYRATKQWFILMDEKKLDGKSLRELALEQLSMVKFYPESGVKRLNSMIENRPDWCISRQRDWGVPIAFFRDKTTKEVIFDDDVLDHLVSVFEANGADAWWELEIKDLLPPNSKYDPNSLEKVYDILDVWFDSGSTWEAVLNSARYDAGEYQASMYLEGSDQHRGWFQSSLLISTVINHKTPYKNILTHGFTVDEKGQKMSKSKGNVILPQNVAKNYGVEILRLWIMLSDYSTDLKISDNILKQVSEQYRKIRNTIRFLLANTNDIEFLETKNFTLLDKWILMRAKVAFEACESAFEKYEFAKGFNALLNFLSADLSGIYLDVCKDRLYCNAKDDTKRVSAQSAMVLIARKLFALLAPSLTYTIDEALEHANVAIKESAKDVFDLVLKNGFDYEYKIEDELFIQSREKFFETVDVLKKDKTIKSTLELNLQTSANELLSEDIEEVADWFMVSSVESLDDKEALVEFKIGDHSFKIIRSSLHKCPRCWKFLAKEEDCLCPRCNSVEKVKNV from the coding sequence ATGGATTATAAAGATACGCTATTGCTTCCAAATACGACTTTTGCAATGCGTGCAAATTTAGCAGAGCTTGAGCCTAAGCGTTTTAGCAAGTGGTTTGAAAATAACTATGCTTATGAGAAAATGAAGCAAAAAAGACAAGAAGTAGGTGAGAGTTTTACTCTGCATGATGGTCCTCCTTATGCTAATGGACATTTGCATATTGGTCATGCTTTGAATAAAATTTTAAAAGATATCATTATAAAAATGCATTATTTTCAAGGTAAAAAAGTGCATTTTACTCCGGGCTGGGATTGTCATGGTTTACCGATAGAACAGCAAGTTGAAGTTAAGCTCAAAGAAAAAAAACAAAGCTTAAGTAAAAAAGAAATTCGTGAATTTTGTAGAGAACATGCGAGAGAATTTGTTAATATCCAAAGAGATGAATTTAAGTCTTTAGGAGTGATTGCTGATTGGGATGAGCCATACTTGACTATGAAAAATGCTTTTGAAGCAGATATTTATAAGGCTTTATGTAAGATCGCTAAAAAAGGACTTTTGCTAGAAAGAAGTAAGCCGGTCTTTTGGAGTTGGGCTGCTAAGAGTGCTTTGGCAGAAGCTGAAGTAGAATATGAAGATAAAGAAGATTATTCTATCTTTGTGACATTTGAGCTTGATAAAACTTCGGTTGGAAAATTAGGAGTTGAAAAAGCAAAGGCAGTGATTTGGACAACTACTCCTTGGACTTTACCTGCAAACCAAGCAATATCTTTAAATCCAAATGAAAAATATGTTATCACAAAAGAAGGTTATATTTTTGCTAAAGCTTTGCTTGAAAATATGATTAATAAAAACTTTACCCAAGGTGAAATTCAAAAAGAGCTTTTGGGTGCTGAATTTGAAAATTTAAGCGCCATTAATCCGCTCAATCAAAGAAAATCAACCCTTATTTTAGGTGATCATGTTTTAATGGAAGGTGGTACAGGGCTTGTGCATACTGCGCCAGGACATGGTGAGGATGATTATTATGTATGCTTAAAATATGGTATTGAAGTGATTATGCCGGTAGATGATGGTGGGTGTTATGATGAAATGCTTAGAGTAAAAGGACTTTTGCCAGAGCATTTGTTAAATGAATTTATAGGACTTCATATTTTTAAAGCAAATGAACGTATTTTGGAATTATTAGGTAATGCTTTACTTGAAAGTTCTAAATTTGTGCATTCTTATCCGTTTTGTTGGAGAACGCATAAGCCGGTTATTTATAGAGCCACAAAGCAATGGTTTATCTTAATGGATGAGAAAAAACTAGATGGAAAATCCTTAAGAGAGCTTGCACTAGAGCAGTTAAGCATGGTGAAGTTTTATCCAGAAAGTGGGGTAAAAAGACTTAATTCGATGATAGAAAATCGTCCTGATTGGTGTATATCAAGACAAAGAGATTGGGGTGTGCCTATCGCATTTTTTAGAGATAAAACTACCAAAGAAGTGATCTTTGATGATGATGTTTTAGATCATTTAGTCAGTGTTTTTGAGGCAAATGGGGCTGATGCTTGGTGGGAGCTAGAAATCAAAGACTTACTACCGCCTAATAGTAAATACGATCCAAATAGCTTAGAAAAAGTTTATGATATTTTAGATGTTTGGTTTGATAGTGGTAGCACCTGGGAAGCGGTGTTAAACTCAGCTAGATATGATGCGGGAGAATATCAAGCTTCGATGTATCTTGAAGGAAGTGATCAGCACCGTGGGTGGTTTCAAAGTTCACTTTTAATCTCTACTGTGATTAATCACAAAACCCCATATAAAAACATACTCACTCATGGTTTTACCGTAGATGAAAAAGGTCAAAAAATGAGTAAATCTAAGGGCAATGTAATCTTACCTCAAAATGTAGCTAAAAACTATGGAGTGGAGATCTTAAGACTTTGGATTATGCTTAGTGATTATTCAACGGATTTAAAAATTTCAGATAATATCTTAAAGCAAGTAAGCGAACAATACAGAAAGATAAGAAACACCATAAGATTTTTGCTTGCAAATACCAATGATATAGAGTTTTTAGAAACTAAAAATTTCACACTTTTGGATAAGTGGATTTTAATGCGTGCAAAAGTAGCTTTTGAAGCGTGTGAAAGTGCTTTTGAAAAATACGAATTCGCAAAAGGCTTTAATGCACTTTTAAATTTCTTGAGTGCTGATTTAAGTGGTATATACCTAGATGTATGTAAAGATAGGTTGTACTGTAATGCAAAAGATGATACAAAAAGAGTAAGTGCTCAAAGTGCTATGGTGTTAATAGCTAGAAAACTTTTTGCACTTTTAGCCCCAAGCCTTACTTATACTATAGATGAGGCATTAGAGCATGCAAATGTAGCTATTAAAGAAAGTGCAAAAGATGTATTTGATTTGGTGTTGAAAAATGGATTTGATTATGAGTATAAAATAGAAGATGAGTTATTTATACAATCAAGAGAGAAATTTTTTGAAACGGTCGATGTGTTAAAAAAAGATAAAACCATTAAGTCAACTTTAGAATTAAACTTACAAACAAGTGCGAATGAGCTTTTAAGTGAAGATATCGAAGAGGTAGCAGACTGGTTTATGGTGAGTTCAGTAGAAAGCTTAGATGACAAAGAAGCTTTGGTTGAATTTAAAATAGGCGATCATAGCTTTAAGATTATTCGTTCTTCATTGCATAAATGTCCAAGATGTTGGAAATTTTTAGCTAAAGAAGAAGACTGCTTGTGTCCAAGATGTAATAGTGTGGAAAAAGTGAAAAATGTTTGA
- a CDS encoding CinA family protein, whose amino-acid sequence MKHLIIIIGSEIIINENYMHYIQEEYKKQFLELHELQFINKPSKELPFLLEKLSKKYDYITIFSISEYYTTIAKIIATLNDDVLILENDTLVPSKALRKKNSFLSSFEQCHINLLNINIEQKLPLILQNPELDYTYFCLLDIDEISANILLNTLTASFEIQTSSSALLDNLICIKASASQHGKLEGFLKGVFKLFAGKVFLGNNPIKFIAKKLLEKNLKISFAESCTAGLCASKLAENSGISSVYEGSLITYSNRLKNTWLGVSNDTLESVSEYSDRCIYFMLKGVFKTANCDFALALSGVAGEENDKNTKAGTIYIGAMYKDGTFLQECIHIQGNRNYTREQASLAVYSLMLRLKPEIFFGV is encoded by the coding sequence ATGAAACATCTTATCATTATCATAGGTAGTGAAATTATTATTAATGAAAATTATATGCATTATATACAAGAAGAATACAAAAAACAGTTTTTAGAGCTTCATGAGTTGCAATTTATAAACAAACCTAGCAAAGAACTTCCTTTTTTACTTGAAAAACTTTCTAAAAAATATGATTATATAACCATTTTTAGCATTAGCGAATACTATACAACCATAGCTAAAATCATAGCAACTTTAAATGATGATGTTTTAATCTTAGAAAATGACACCCTAGTGCCTTCTAAAGCTTTGCGTAAAAAAAATTCCTTTTTAAGCTCTTTTGAGCAATGCCATATTAATTTATTAAACATAAATATAGAGCAAAAACTACCTTTGATTTTACAAAATCCTGAACTTGACTATACATACTTTTGTCTTTTAGATATTGACGAAATAAGTGCAAATATCTTACTTAACACACTTACTGCTTCCTTTGAAATTCAAACAAGCTCAAGTGCTTTGCTAGATAATCTTATTTGCATCAAAGCAAGTGCTAGTCAACACGGAAAACTAGAAGGGTTTTTAAAAGGAGTGTTTAAGCTTTTTGCAGGAAAAGTATTTTTAGGAAATAATCCTATCAAATTTATAGCCAAAAAACTTCTAGAGAAAAATTTAAAAATTTCCTTTGCTGAAAGCTGCACAGCTGGACTTTGTGCTTCAAAACTGGCTGAAAATTCAGGAATTTCTAGTGTGTATGAAGGTTCTTTGATCACTTACTCCAACCGTTTAAAAAATACTTGGCTTGGCGTAAGCAATGACACCTTAGAAAGCGTTAGCGAATACTCTGATCGTTGTATTTATTTTATGTTAAAAGGGGTTTTTAAAACTGCAAATTGTGATTTTGCTTTAGCGCTTAGTGGGGTAGCTGGGGAAGAGAATGATAAAAACACCAAAGCAGGCACTATTTACATAGGGGCTATGTATAAAGATGGAACTTTTTTACAAGAATGTATCCATATACAAGGCAATAGAAACTATACAAGAGAGCAAGCTAGCTTAGCTGTATATAGTCTAATGCTTAGATTAAAACCTGAAATTTTCTTTGGGGTTTAA
- a CDS encoding ShlB/FhaC/HecB family hemolysin secretion/activation protein, which produces MKKLSLCIVAISSLVYANNGSITIVKNDIEKAIELSPDRNLPQNKALKENLKTKDDYIKSQEAKKDFEEKKKALKEKLQQEEEANEETTNTNNDKTNTSINDNNSNSTNDTTNTNNQTNTNSNNNTPTIKKIKTKYKFVISNKNTSFEKLGIKEEDLQLLISEFSTRKLNLQDLQDISNIIAYYFQVNGYPAATAYVPQQEFEDSVQINIALGTLGKYVVKNKTSIKDHFIENKLNERIKGKIISTALIEDSVYKVNEMYGITTLAGLQAGENIGETDVVIEVMPDTKANVLLYADNYGIESAGDIRAGISMGFNSILNMGDYYNFYLQSSNEKQINYGASYTFFLGNLKITPSISQGTYSLGGIYEGLGFSGKSRNIGIDFSYPVWINTYSSLYFTSSIYHKILSDTSLDVISFDKHSNVGSMGLEGLFRGFENNTLAYAGKISIGKVNNDSVDIISNKGFGWFRKLNASVNNYYSINEYITHTLNLNYQKVLGNFELDSSESSSLGGAYGVRAYDNGEGDGDNTIVANFGIRINLPNTNFYFTPFYDIGYAWYEKKSSDRRSNEHFLDAVGLQILYNKANEYYIKLDAARALHQYKYDDEHRMKLYLSGGVYF; this is translated from the coding sequence ATGAAAAAACTCTCTCTTTGTATTGTAGCTATTAGCTCTTTAGTTTATGCTAATAATGGAAGTATTACCATAGTAAAAAATGATATAGAAAAGGCTATAGAGCTATCCCCTGATAGAAACCTCCCTCAAAACAAAGCTTTGAAAGAAAATCTAAAAACCAAAGATGATTATATAAAAAGCCAAGAAGCTAAAAAAGACTTTGAAGAAAAAAAGAAAGCTTTAAAAGAAAAACTACAACAAGAAGAGGAAGCTAATGAGGAAACTACTAATACAAACAATGATAAAACTAATACTAGTATAAATGATAATAATTCTAACTCAACTAATGATACTACTAATACAAACAACCAAACCAATACTAATTCTAACAATAACACCCCTACCATCAAAAAAATAAAAACCAAATACAAATTTGTCATCTCTAATAAAAATACTAGCTTTGAAAAACTAGGTATTAAAGAAGAAGATTTACAATTACTCATTAGTGAGTTTAGTACAAGAAAATTAAACTTACAAGATTTACAAGATATATCTAATATTATTGCTTATTATTTTCAAGTTAATGGCTATCCTGCAGCAACAGCTTATGTGCCCCAACAAGAATTTGAAGATAGTGTACAAATTAATATAGCCTTAGGAACACTAGGTAAATATGTAGTAAAGAATAAAACTAGCATAAAAGATCATTTCATAGAAAATAAACTTAATGAAAGAATCAAAGGTAAAATCATTTCTACTGCATTAATAGAAGATAGTGTATATAAAGTCAATGAAATGTATGGGATAACAACCCTAGCAGGATTACAAGCAGGAGAGAATATAGGAGAGACTGATGTAGTCATAGAAGTAATGCCTGATACCAAGGCTAATGTATTATTATATGCTGATAATTATGGTATTGAAAGTGCAGGGGATATTAGAGCAGGTATTAGTATGGGTTTTAATTCTATACTTAATATGGGGGATTATTATAATTTTTACTTACAATCAAGCAATGAAAAACAAATCAATTATGGAGCAAGTTATACTTTCTTTTTAGGAAATTTAAAAATTACTCCAAGTATTTCTCAAGGAACTTATTCTTTAGGTGGAATTTATGAGGGTTTAGGTTTTAGTGGTAAATCAAGAAATATTGGTATAGACTTTTCTTATCCTGTGTGGATTAATACTTATTCTTCTTTATACTTTACTTCTAGTATATATCATAAGATATTAAGTGATACTAGTTTAGATGTTATAAGCTTTGATAAGCATTCTAATGTAGGGAGTATGGGTTTAGAAGGTTTATTTAGAGGCTTTGAAAACAATACTCTTGCTTATGCTGGCAAAATAAGCATAGGTAAGGTTAATAATGATAGTGTAGATATTATATCTAATAAAGGCTTTGGTTGGTTTAGAAAATTAAATGCTAGTGTGAATAATTATTATAGTATTAATGAATACATTACTCATACACTTAATCTTAACTATCAAAAGGTATTAGGGAATTTTGAACTTGATTCTTCAGAGAGTTCATCTTTGGGTGGAGCTTATGGAGTAAGAGCTTATGATAATGGAGAGGGTGATGGAGATAATACTATAGTGGCTAATTTTGGTATAAGAATTAATCTACCAAATACTAATTTTTATTTTACTCCCTTTTATGATATAGGTTATGCTTGGTATGAAAAAAAATCATCAGATAGAAGAAGCAATGAACATTTCTTAGATGCAGTAGGTTTGCAAATACTTTATAATAAAGCAAATGAGTATTATATTAAATTAGATGCAGCAAGAGCGCTACATCAGTATAAATATGATGATGAACATAGAATGAAATTATATTTAAGTGGTGGGGTGTATTTTTAA